CAAGTCAGCATTCACGGCGCGGGCAGAACGGACGCGGGCGCGCACGCCTATAATATGAAAGCGCATTTTGATATTGATTATCCTTTGCCGCCGGAAAAATTCGCCTATGTTCTTAACAATGTCTTGCCCCCAGATATAAAAATTCGGAAAAGCGAGTTAGTTGATGATAATTTTCACAGCAGGTTTTGGGCAAAGTCCAAGACATATATTTATAAAATTTATTTATCCGACAGCCCTAGCGGCGTGTATTACGACACCCATTACAGAGTAAGGCCGCCTTTGGATATTGACGCTATGAAGCAAGCCGCCAAGTTTTTGATAGGCGAGCATGACTTTAGCGCTTTTATGTCCCAGGGCAGCGCCCCTTCGTCAACAATAAGGACTATAACCGATTTGGCTATTTCTTTAAGGGAAATTGACGACGGATACGGTCAAGAGCTGGTTATCAAAATTACGGGCAGGTCGTTTTTGTATAATATGGCGAGGGTGATTGTCGCCCAATTAGTCAAAGTCGGCAAAAAAATCATAC
This is a stretch of genomic DNA from Clostridiales bacterium. It encodes these proteins:
- the truA gene encoding tRNA pseudouridine(38-40) synthase TruA, translating into MRILLTIEYRGTNYHGWQRQKNLPTIAQTLEQAIFKVTDKQVSIHGAGRTDAGAHAYNMKAHFDIDYPLPPEKFAYVLNNVLPPDIKIRKSELVDDNFHSRFWAKSKTYIYKIYLSDSPSGVYYDTHYRVRPPLDIDAMKQAAKFLIGEHDFSAFMSQGSAPSSTIRTITDLAISLREIDDGYGQELVIKITGRSFLYNMARVIVAQLVKVGKKIIQPQDIKTILLTKQRKYAKEIAPAHGLYLLDIEY